A region from the Rhodospirillaceae bacterium genome encodes:
- the glmU gene encoding bifunctional UDP-N-acetylglucosamine diphosphorylase/glucosamine-1-phosphate N-acetyltransferase GlmU, translated as MTTSKIAVIVLAAGLGTRMKSKLPKVMHPLAGRPMISHLMETVEGLDPENVCVVVGDFMDSVSEAVSPFPTAVQSERLGTAHAVLAARETIGDFDGDVLVIFGADPLITLSTLEHLLDVRAQDAAVAVLGFRPDDPGLYGRLIVGEDGNLEAIVEAKDATDAQLEIDLCNSGVMSIDGTVLWSLLERVGNDNAKGEYYLTDIIGLARADGLTCVVWEGDPDELIGIDSRADLAEAEAILQDRLRFEAMSDGVTMTDPTTVFLSYDTVIGSDVSIGPNVFFGPGVSVGEGATINAFSHLEGATVNPKASVGPFARLRPGTNLGEGAKVGNFVEIKNAVIEPAAKISHLSYIGDAEVGAGANIGAGTITCNYDGFFKSKTVIGKGAFIGSNTALVAPVTIGEGAVVGAGSTLSKDVDADALGVTRANYRQVDGWAKANRERKSAEKAKKKK; from the coding sequence ATGACCACTTCAAAAATCGCCGTTATCGTGCTGGCCGCAGGACTTGGCACCCGTATGAAGTCAAAACTGCCTAAGGTCATGCACCCTTTGGCGGGGCGACCGATGATCAGCCACCTGATGGAAACTGTCGAGGGACTCGATCCTGAAAATGTCTGTGTCGTCGTTGGCGATTTCATGGATTCGGTGTCAGAGGCTGTTTCACCATTCCCGACAGCGGTCCAGTCCGAACGCTTGGGCACGGCGCACGCGGTTTTGGCGGCGCGCGAAACAATCGGTGATTTTGATGGTGACGTGCTGGTGATCTTCGGGGCCGACCCCTTGATCACCTTATCGACACTGGAGCATCTTCTTGATGTGCGCGCTCAGGACGCGGCTGTTGCGGTGCTCGGCTTCAGGCCCGATGATCCGGGTCTCTATGGCCGCTTGATTGTTGGTGAAGATGGAAACCTTGAGGCTATTGTCGAAGCCAAGGACGCCACCGACGCGCAACTTGAAATTGATCTTTGCAATTCCGGGGTCATGTCCATAGACGGCACGGTGTTGTGGAGCCTGCTTGAGCGTGTTGGCAACGACAACGCCAAGGGTGAATATTACCTGACCGACATTATTGGCCTTGCCCGCGCCGACGGACTGACATGCGTCGTGTGGGAAGGCGACCCGGATGAGTTGATCGGCATCGACAGTCGTGCCGATCTGGCCGAAGCCGAAGCTATTTTGCAGGATCGCCTGCGTTTTGAAGCAATGTCGGATGGCGTCACCATGACCGATCCGACAACCGTATTTCTAAGCTACGATACAGTCATTGGCTCTGATGTTTCGATCGGCCCGAATGTGTTTTTCGGGCCGGGTGTCAGCGTTGGCGAGGGTGCGACGATCAATGCTTTTAGTCACCTTGAAGGGGCAACCGTTAACCCCAAGGCCAGCGTTGGTCCGTTCGCCAGGTTGCGCCCGGGGACCAACCTTGGCGAAGGCGCTAAGGTTGGCAATTTTGTTGAAATAAAAAATGCGGTAATAGAACCCGCGGCCAAGATCTCGCACCTGTCCTATATCGGTGATGCGGAAGTCGGCGCCGGAGCCAACATCGGCGCCGGCACCATCACCTGCAATTACGATGGTTTTTTCAAGTCGAAAACCGTTATTGGCAAGGGCGCGTTTATTGGTTCCAACACCGCCCTGGTGGCGCCTGTGACGATTGGCGAGGGTGCGGTGGTCGGGGCCGGATCAACGCTCAGCAAGGACGTTGACGCGGACGCACTTGGCGTTACCCGTGCCAACTATCGGCAAGTCGATGGCTGGGCCAAAGCCAACCGCGAGCGCAAAAGCGCCGAAAAAGCAAAGAAGAAAAAATAA
- a CDS encoding helix-turn-helix transcriptional regulator: MNRFFSSLKQAKDVEEISQLTARFLSRISDKLNKHMVWMVDSSGKRTAVHGEGNNQGFKESPQNLPVTNHLWMLVEPPESNTEAPKYPSLAHSRKNEHRNSQQAVAACIVYAHTCIISLKQRERALKAGISPRERETLLLLARGFRSDKIAHRMGIKRVTVNLHISNARRKLASTTREQAVAQAVHMGIISPR, translated from the coding sequence ATGAACCGGTTTTTCTCATCACTAAAGCAGGCGAAAGATGTGGAAGAGATCAGCCAGCTCACCGCCAGATTTCTCTCTCGTATTTCCGACAAGCTAAACAAGCATATGGTCTGGATGGTCGATAGTTCAGGAAAAAGAACTGCGGTGCACGGCGAGGGTAATAATCAGGGGTTCAAGGAAAGCCCGCAAAACCTGCCCGTCACAAACCATTTATGGATGCTTGTTGAACCGCCAGAGAGCAACACCGAAGCACCGAAATATCCATCCCTGGCGCATTCCCGAAAAAACGAACACAGGAATTCACAGCAAGCCGTCGCCGCCTGTATTGTCTACGCCCACACCTGCATCATATCCTTAAAGCAGAGAGAAAGAGCGTTAAAGGCGGGGATATCGCCTCGGGAACGCGAAACCCTGTTGCTATTAGCGCGGGGTTTTCGAAGTGACAAAATTGCCCATCGCATGGGGATCAAACGGGTCACCGTAAACCTGCATATTTCTAATGCCCGGCGCAAACTGGCCTCTACAACCCGCGAACAGGCCGTCGCGCAAGCGGTTCACATGGGCATTATTTCACCCAGGTAA
- a CDS encoding 50S ribosomal protein L11 methyltransferase has protein sequence MNNKPDALWRIEVAATALSVNAFEEALDPFCESISWFATDSEGEWRIEGFTERKPEGAALAVAMSVVAGEFSIPVPEVTVIPVAPRDWVAESLRMFPPTNAGRFFIYGTHYDMDIPQARIPICLNPGRAFGSGEHATTMGCLLALSDLVGRQNVINPLDMGCGSGILSIAIAKAWRVHVHGMDLETNAVLVAHENSRRNGVGPLVRISRSNGYHSALVKQNGPYDLIVSNILANPLCKMAKAVGARSRSRAMGGGIVILGGFLEIDANRVYAAYYRQGFRLVRSYHIKGWRTLVLGR, from the coding sequence ATGAACAATAAACCGGATGCTCTTTGGCGTATCGAAGTCGCCGCTACGGCGCTAAGCGTCAACGCTTTTGAAGAAGCCCTTGATCCGTTCTGTGAGTCGATTTCCTGGTTCGCCACCGACAGCGAAGGTGAATGGCGCATCGAAGGCTTCACAGAGCGCAAGCCCGAAGGGGCTGCCTTGGCTGTGGCCATGAGCGTCGTCGCTGGTGAATTTTCCATTCCCGTTCCCGAAGTGACGGTGATCCCGGTGGCTCCCCGCGACTGGGTTGCTGAAAGTTTGCGGATGTTCCCACCGACCAATGCGGGCCGGTTTTTTATCTATGGCACACATTACGATATGGATATTCCGCAAGCCCGTATTCCGATCTGTCTTAATCCCGGCCGGGCCTTTGGTTCGGGTGAACACGCCACGACCATGGGCTGCCTGCTGGCGCTCAGTGATCTTGTCGGGCGGCAAAACGTTATCAATCCACTGGATATGGGTTGTGGATCGGGCATTCTTTCCATCGCCATTGCCAAGGCCTGGCGGGTGCACGTCCATGGGATGGACCTGGAAACCAACGCCGTACTGGTGGCGCACGAAAACAGCCGCCGCAACGGTGTTGGGCCGCTGGTGCGGATTTCGCGCTCCAACGGGTATCACTCAGCCCTGGTCAAGCAAAACGGGCCTTACGATTTGATTGTCTCGAATATTCTCGCCAACCCTCTTTGTAAAATGGCCAAGGCCGTCGGTGCGAGGTCAAGAAGTCGTGCCATGGGTGGCGGCATAGTCATTTTGGGCGGCTTTCTGGAAATCGATGCCAATCGTGTTTACGCCGCCTACTATCGCCAAGGGTTTCGGCTGGTTAGGTCTTATCATATCAAGGGCTGGCGAACGCTTGTTCTAGGGCGTTGA
- a CDS encoding UvrD-helicase domain-containing protein produces the protein MSDSFDLAAEPPPAPSAPAYLDGLNESQRDAVEAVEGPVLVLAGAGTGKTRVLTTRLSHILVQGKAAPWEVLAVTFTNKAAREMQDRVGGLLGRATEGWWIGTFHALGARILRRHAEAVGLKSNFTIIDQDDQVRLLKQLVEAHNIDEKRWPPRVISNLIQRWKDRGLMPDAVGDTEGSDSADGKAVLIYKEYQDRLTTLNAADFGDLLLLCLELFKAQPSILQEYQRKFRYLLVDEYQDTNVAQYLWLRMLAQTHKNICCVGDDDQSIYSWRGAEVGNILRFEKDFPGAKVVRLERNYRSTPHILGAASGLISHNEGRLGKTLWTELNEGEKVGVRGVWDGVEEARIVGDEIEVQQNRGHKLNDMAVLVRAGFQTREFEERLITLGLPYRIIGGARFYERLEIRDAIAYLRVISQPDDDLAFERIVNTPKRGLGDTTIQTINIYARAERIPMIVAVHKLLETDELRARARTTLQELLNDFSRWRTLAAEVNHVDLTRQVLDESGYTVMWKMSKAPEAPGRLENLKELLTAMEDFENLQGFLEHVSLVMENEATTAEDKLTLMTLHGAKGLEFDTVFLPGWEEGLFPHQRALDEGGSSALEEERRLAYVGLTRARKRAMISFAANRRIYGNWQSAIPSRFIDELPPDNVEQSADQGLYGTGGESGNFLDVPRQRSRRTGFSEQPGRWAGPKSSGGGEDAEFLELGQRVFHQKFGYGKILSIDSDKLEIAFEKAGTKKVMAGFVEQT, from the coding sequence ATGTCTGATTCTTTTGATCTTGCCGCCGAACCACCTCCTGCACCGTCCGCTCCTGCCTATCTGGATGGTTTGAATGAGAGCCAGCGCGACGCTGTCGAGGCTGTTGAGGGGCCGGTTCTGGTATTGGCCGGTGCCGGTACGGGCAAGACCCGGGTTCTGACGACGCGGCTTTCCCATATTTTGGTGCAGGGTAAAGCCGCACCCTGGGAAGTGCTCGCCGTTACCTTTACCAACAAGGCGGCGCGCGAAATGCAGGATCGGGTCGGCGGGCTATTGGGGCGGGCCACAGAAGGCTGGTGGATCGGCACTTTTCACGCCTTGGGTGCGCGCATCCTGCGCCGTCATGCAGAGGCAGTCGGCCTTAAATCAAACTTCACCATTATTGATCAGGACGATCAGGTGCGGCTGCTCAAACAACTGGTGGAAGCTCACAATATTGATGAAAAACGCTGGCCGCCGCGGGTTATATCGAACCTTATTCAGCGCTGGAAAGATCGTGGCCTGATGCCGGACGCGGTGGGCGATACGGAAGGTTCGGACAGTGCCGATGGCAAGGCGGTGCTGATTTATAAAGAATATCAGGACCGCTTGACGACCCTTAACGCTGCTGATTTTGGTGATCTGCTGTTGTTATGTCTGGAGCTGTTTAAAGCCCAGCCATCGATCCTGCAGGAATATCAGCGCAAGTTCCGTTACCTTCTGGTTGATGAATATCAGGATACCAACGTTGCCCAGTACCTGTGGCTGCGTATGCTCGCCCAAACACATAAAAATATCTGTTGTGTCGGTGATGATGATCAGTCGATTTATTCGTGGCGCGGCGCCGAAGTCGGCAATATTTTACGTTTCGAGAAAGATTTTCCCGGTGCCAAGGTTGTTCGTCTTGAACGCAATTATCGCTCCACCCCGCATATCCTTGGGGCGGCCTCAGGTCTGATCTCTCACAACGAGGGACGTCTCGGTAAAACCTTGTGGACCGAATTAAATGAAGGCGAGAAGGTCGGAGTTCGCGGCGTCTGGGACGGGGTCGAGGAAGCCCGCATCGTCGGCGATGAAATCGAAGTCCAGCAAAACAGGGGCCACAAACTCAACGACATGGCGGTATTGGTGCGGGCCGGTTTTCAGACTCGCGAATTTGAAGAACGGCTGATCACGCTGGGTCTTCCTTACAGGATTATCGGTGGGGCCCGGTTTTACGAACGCCTGGAAATTCGCGACGCCATCGCTTATCTGCGGGTGATCTCCCAGCCCGACGATGACCTGGCTTTTGAGCGGATTGTCAATACGCCCAAACGGGGGCTTGGCGATACCACCATTCAAACCATAAACATCTACGCCCGGGCAGAGCGCATTCCGATGATTGTGGCCGTCCACAAGCTGCTCGAAACAGATGAGCTGCGGGCCAGGGCGCGTACCACCTTGCAGGAACTGCTCAATGATTTCAGCCGTTGGCGCACCCTCGCCGCAGAGGTCAATCATGTGGACCTGACCCGGCAGGTGCTGGACGAATCCGGCTACACCGTCATGTGGAAAATGAGCAAAGCCCCCGAAGCGCCGGGACGACTTGAGAACTTGAAAGAACTGCTCACCGCCATGGAGGATTTCGAGAATCTGCAAGGCTTTCTTGAACATGTGTCGCTGGTTATGGAAAACGAAGCGACGACAGCTGAAGATAAACTCACCCTAATGACCCTTCATGGTGCCAAAGGGCTTGAATTCGACACCGTCTTCCTGCCTGGATGGGAGGAGGGCCTGTTCCCCCATCAGCGGGCATTGGACGAAGGTGGTTCTTCGGCACTGGAGGAAGAACGTCGGCTTGCTTACGTCGGTCTAACCCGGGCCCGAAAACGCGCCATGATCAGTTTTGCTGCCAATCGGCGCATCTATGGCAACTGGCAATCGGCCATTCCGTCACGCTTTATCGATGAATTGCCACCCGATAACGTCGAGCAATCGGCTGATCAGGGACTGTATGGTACTGGGGGTGAGTCTGGTAATTTTCTGGATGTGCCCCGTCAGCGCAGTCGCCGCACCGGTTTTTCCGAGCAACCGGGGCGCTGGGCCGGCCCTAAAAGCAGTGGCGGTGGTGAGGATGCTGAATTTCTGGAACTCGGACAGCGGGTCTTTCACCAGAAGTTCGGCTACGGCAAAATACTGTCTATTGATAGCGACAAACTGGAAATTGCCTTCGAGAAAGCTGGAACAAAGAAGGTAATGGCGGGTTTTGTCGAGCAAACCTGA
- a CDS encoding serine protease: MPETMKTLLDQTRALLLWAALAVSACSTTPPPAPEVTTAPFDSALSAVVGVYANIPEDARTADSLGVQRQGSGVLIDNDGLVLTIGYLILEADEIAVVGPEGNQIEADPVAYDHTTGFGLIRAREPVGATALKIGSSKNLGDGTPVLAVSFGGPDAIVAAQVVSRRSFAGYWEYLLEKAIFTIPPHHEFGGAALIDRKGELVGIGSLMVNDAVVGDHPVIGNMFVPIDSLKPILADLLTSGRRKPPVPPWLGLNTDEARGRVYITRLSEGGPAEQAGLKQGDIIIGVGGKRIGTMIEFFRKVRIQGNAGSPVQLDVLPVASTDLTIKKINVKSIDRYDWLSNP; this comes from the coding sequence ATGCCGGAAACAATGAAGACCTTGCTTGATCAAACGCGCGCCCTGCTGCTATGGGCCGCACTGGCCGTTAGCGCCTGTTCGACGACGCCACCGCCAGCCCCCGAAGTGACGACTGCGCCCTTTGATTCTGCCCTTTCCGCCGTTGTTGGTGTGTACGCTAATATTCCCGAAGACGCCCGCACGGCAGATAGTCTTGGCGTCCAGCGCCAGGGTAGCGGGGTTTTAATAGATAACGACGGACTGGTTTTAACCATCGGTTATCTGATTTTGGAGGCCGATGAGATTGCTGTTGTCGGACCTGAGGGAAACCAGATTGAAGCCGACCCCGTCGCCTATGACCACACCACCGGCTTCGGCCTGATCCGCGCCCGCGAACCGGTGGGGGCGACAGCCCTAAAGATAGGGTCTTCAAAAAATTTAGGCGATGGGACTCCGGTTCTGGCCGTCAGTTTCGGTGGCCCGGACGCCATTGTCGCAGCCCAGGTGGTTTCGCGCCGCTCGTTTGCCGGATACTGGGAATACCTGCTGGAAAAGGCCATTTTCACCATACCTCCCCATCATGAATTTGGCGGGGCAGCGTTAATCGACCGAAAAGGTGAACTGGTTGGTATCGGCTCGCTGATGGTCAATGACGCTGTTGTCGGCGATCACCCGGTAATCGGTAACATGTTCGTTCCCATTGACAGCCTGAAACCAATCCTTGCCGATTTGCTGACAAGCGGACGCCGCAAACCGCCGGTGCCACCGTGGCTTGGACTTAATACGGACGAGGCCCGCGGCCGGGTTTACATCACCCGCCTGAGCGAAGGCGGTCCTGCTGAACAGGCGGGGCTTAAACAGGGTGACATCATCATCGGCGTCGGTGGCAAGCGCATTGGTACGATGATTGAATTTTTCCGAAAGGTGCGCATTCAGGGAAATGCCGGAAGCCCGGTTCAACTGGACGTCCTTCCGGTGGCCTCGACGGACCTGACCATCAAGAAAATCAACGTCAAATCCATCGACCGTTATGACTGGCTAAGCAACCCTTAG
- the gph gene encoding phosphoglycolate phosphatase (PGP is an essential enzyme in the glycolate salvage pathway in higher organisms (photorespiration in plants). Phosphoglycolate results from the oxidase activity of RubisCO in the Calvin cycle when concentrations of carbon dioxide are low relative to oxygen. This enzyme is a member of the Haloacid Dehalogenase (HAD) superfamily of aspartate-nucleophile hydrolase enzymes (PF00702).): protein MNKKSPLKAVLFDLDGTLIDSAPDLHSAANKLLAEENRRPVSLSELTNMIGDGVPKLVERAFEATGEPVPAGGLEALAKRYLEFYEPHCADLTTAFPGTIDCLRALKGDGYALAVCTNKPYVATLEILAPLGLSEFFDVIIGGDTLPGIKKPDPRHLLAALDKLGLTPDQAIMIGDNANDVNAAKGAGIPVIVCRFGYTKGAAENLGGDLIIDHFDDLAHTINDFACA, encoded by the coding sequence ATGAATAAGAAGAGCCCCCTGAAAGCTGTCCTGTTTGATCTGGATGGAACCCTGATTGACAGTGCCCCGGATCTGCACAGCGCCGCCAATAAGCTGCTGGCGGAAGAAAATCGCCGTCCGGTCAGCCTTTCGGAATTGACCAATATGATCGGCGACGGGGTTCCTAAACTGGTTGAGCGTGCTTTTGAGGCGACGGGTGAACCGGTACCTGCTGGCGGCCTTGAGGCCCTTGCGAAGCGTTACCTTGAGTTTTACGAACCCCACTGCGCTGATTTGACCACAGCCTTTCCCGGCACCATCGACTGCCTGAGGGCATTAAAGGGAGACGGCTACGCCCTCGCCGTTTGCACCAACAAGCCTTATGTGGCGACCCTGGAAATTCTTGCCCCCCTGGGCCTTTCGGAATTCTTTGACGTGATCATCGGTGGCGATACCCTGCCCGGCATCAAAAAACCCGATCCACGCCATTTGCTGGCGGCGCTCGATAAATTGGGCCTGACACCTGACCAGGCGATCATGATCGGCGACAACGCAAATGACGTAAACGCCGCCAAAGGTGCTGGCATCCCGGTTATTGTTTGTCGCTTCGGCTACACAAAAGGAGCCGCGGAAAATTTGGGCGGTGATCTGATTATCGATCATTTCGACGACCTGGCCCACACCATCAACGACTTTGCTTGCGCTTGA
- a CDS encoding PAS domain-containing protein, translating to MTEFKRDQYQILFEHSADAMLIIDHEKFVDCNDAVLKMMGYANREEMLQTHPSQLSPSHQPDGQNSFDKANEMISIAMASGSHRFVWIHTRANGEDFPVEVLLTAIPFQERKLIHVVWRNISKRLRLEEELANHRDQLQQLVDEQTRDLIKTRDAAEAANRVKSLFLGSMSHELRTPLNAIIGFSDAMKTQIFGAIDNPKYEEYVDLIYGSGKHLLQLIDDILDVSAIEAGELSVDEVAVDIEDIISACQRLVEQRAAAAGVCIYLKVPNAIPPLFIDERRIKQIILNLLTNSIKFTPEGGSITIESGLNDKGDLLVSVADTGIGMTDEDISIALTQFGQVDQSLIRNNEGTGLGLPITKSLVEMHDGSMEISSTPGEGTKVRLTFPSTRLRQ from the coding sequence ATGACGGAATTCAAGCGCGATCAATATCAAATTCTTTTCGAGCATTCGGCTGATGCCATGCTGATTATTGATCATGAGAAATTCGTTGATTGCAATGATGCTGTCCTGAAAATGATGGGCTATGCGAACCGGGAAGAAATGCTTCAAACGCACCCCTCGCAGTTATCCCCGTCTCACCAGCCCGATGGTCAGAATTCCTTTGATAAAGCCAACGAAATGATTTCCATTGCCATGGCTTCGGGGAGTCACCGCTTTGTCTGGATACACACCCGCGCCAACGGCGAGGACTTCCCCGTCGAAGTATTGTTAACGGCGATACCATTTCAGGAACGCAAACTCATACATGTGGTGTGGCGCAATATATCCAAACGGCTACGTCTGGAAGAAGAACTTGCCAATCACCGTGACCAGCTTCAACAACTGGTCGATGAGCAAACCCGGGACCTTATTAAAACCCGCGACGCTGCCGAAGCGGCAAATCGGGTCAAATCGCTTTTCCTGGGTTCTATGAGCCATGAATTACGGACACCGCTTAACGCCATTATCGGTTTTAGCGACGCCATGAAAACGCAGATATTCGGGGCTATTGATAATCCCAAGTACGAGGAATATGTCGACCTTATTTACGGTTCGGGCAAACATCTGTTGCAGCTGATCGATGATATTCTTGATGTATCCGCAATTGAAGCTGGCGAGCTGTCAGTTGATGAAGTTGCGGTCGACATTGAGGATATCATTTCGGCCTGTCAGAGGCTTGTTGAACAAAGAGCTGCCGCTGCTGGCGTCTGCATTTACCTAAAAGTTCCAAATGCCATTCCGCCACTTTTTATTGATGAGCGACGGATCAAGCAAATCATCCTCAACTTGCTGACAAATTCCATCAAGTTCACCCCGGAAGGTGGCTCTATCACCATCGAAAGTGGTCTGAATGACAAGGGCGATCTGCTTGTATCTGTTGCCGATACGGGCATCGGTATGACCGATGAAGATATTTCCATCGCCTTGACACAATTTGGTCAGGTCGATCAGAGCTTGATCAGAAATAACGAAGGCACCGGCCTTGGCTTGCCCATAACCAAATCCCTGGTTGAAATGCATGATGGCAGTATGGAAATTTCAAGCACGCCCGGCGAAGGGACAAAGGTGAGGCTAACCTTCCCCTCAACGCGTCTGCGTCAATAA
- a CDS encoding chloride channel protein, translating into MRYLSFSRLTVLLRRLTQSGQMALTILAFLIGGGAGGAVVLFREAIGLVQNVAFGTDSERLFQHLDNLPSWQIVAVPAFGGLIIGLLVKYLMPEKRPEGVADVIEAGALRGGRMSLLTGIKAALVNAVSIGFGASVGREGPAVHIGAAFGGWLASSLHLTRSVSRTLLGCGAAAAVAASFNAPIAGALFASEVVIGHYALSAFAPIVIASVTGTAISRYYFGDFPAFVIPEHIIESFWEFPAFIVLGIIAGLTAMAFMKSIMLSNSLAGRVPVPDILKPAIGGALIGIIAIWFPQVLGVGYGATEAAVMESFPLMLLVSVCIAKILATSISIGFGFGGGVFSPALVIGAMLGGAYGMIFTGLFPDLSTGIGAYTILGMGAMAAAVLGAPISTALIIFEMTSDYALTMALMVAVVIASMITRQFHGGSFFAWQLERRGHDLRDGLEVALLRNLKVRSVLSSAGELVTLGVGLPDIRSMLQNSDAGELFVIDEDGVLFGTITLADMSEFAFDPELDQLITASDVARRHPPVLAAGDDLETAMTTMRDNGEEYIAVVENRDNMKFLGCVREGRVMSAYNRALVAHRREERGH; encoded by the coding sequence ATGCGTTATCTTTCATTTAGTCGGCTTACAGTTCTTCTTCGTCGCCTGACCCAAAGTGGCCAGATGGCCCTAACCATTCTTGCCTTTTTGATTGGTGGCGGTGCCGGTGGGGCAGTTGTGCTTTTTCGGGAAGCCATTGGCCTTGTCCAGAACGTAGCCTTCGGTACCGACAGCGAGCGATTGTTTCAGCATCTTGATAATTTACCCTCGTGGCAGATTGTGGCGGTGCCGGCGTTTGGTGGTCTCATCATTGGCTTGCTTGTCAAATACCTGATGCCCGAAAAACGTCCTGAGGGCGTTGCTGACGTTATCGAGGCGGGGGCGCTGCGCGGTGGACGAATGTCTTTGCTGACCGGCATCAAGGCGGCGCTGGTCAATGCGGTTTCTATCGGTTTTGGCGCATCCGTCGGACGGGAAGGTCCGGCAGTTCATATCGGCGCTGCGTTCGGTGGCTGGTTGGCCTCTTCCCTGCATCTTACCCGCTCGGTTTCGCGCACTCTATTGGGTTGCGGGGCGGCGGCAGCGGTTGCGGCTTCCTTTAATGCGCCCATTGCCGGGGCCCTGTTTGCATCCGAGGTGGTGATTGGCCATTACGCCTTGAGCGCGTTTGCGCCCATCGTTATTGCAAGCGTCACCGGGACGGCTATCTCGCGCTACTATTTTGGCGATTTCCCGGCCTTTGTTATTCCTGAACACATCATCGAGTCGTTTTGGGAATTTCCTGCCTTCATCGTTCTTGGCATCATTGCCGGATTGACGGCGATGGCGTTTATGAAAAGCATCATGCTCAGCAATTCTCTGGCCGGGCGGGTGCCGGTCCCGGATATTCTGAAACCGGCAATTGGTGGTGCGCTGATCGGTATAATCGCGATTTGGTTTCCACAGGTCCTGGGTGTCGGTTACGGTGCGACCGAGGCCGCCGTCATGGAATCCTTCCCGCTGATGTTGCTGGTTTCGGTATGCATCGCCAAAATACTGGCGACGTCCATCAGCATCGGTTTCGGTTTTGGCGGTGGCGTGTTCTCACCGGCACTGGTGATTGGGGCCATGCTGGGCGGTGCTTACGGGATGATTTTCACTGGCTTGTTTCCTGATCTTTCCACCGGCATTGGCGCGTATACTATTCTCGGCATGGGGGCGATGGCGGCAGCCGTACTTGGGGCACCGATTTCCACCGCCCTGATTATCTTTGAAATGACAAGTGATTACGCCCTGACAATGGCCCTGATGGTCGCCGTCGTTATTGCTTCGATGATTACCCGGCAGTTTCATGGCGGATCGTTTTTTGCCTGGCAGCTTGAACGGCGTGGCCATGATCTTCGTGATGGTCTTGAAGTTGCCCTGCTGCGAAACCTTAAAGTGCGCTCCGTCCTGTCAAGCGCCGGGGAACTGGTTACCCTGGGGGTCGGCCTGCCCGACATCCGCTCGATGTTGCAGAATTCAGATGCTGGCGAGCTTTTTGTCATTGATGAAGACGGTGTCTTGTTTGGCACCATCACCTTGGCCGATATGAGCGAGTTCGCCTTCGACCCGGAACTCGATCAATTGATCACCGCAAGCGACGTGGCGCGCCGTCACCCACCGGTTCTGGCCGCTGGTGATGATCTGGAAACGGCCATGACGACAATGCGTGACAATGGCGAGGAATACATCGCCGTGGTTGAAAACCGGGACAATATGAAGTTCCTTGGTTGTGTCCGTGAAGGCCGGGTGATGAGCGCCTATAACCGGGCCCTTGTCGCACATCGCCGTGAAGAACGCGGGCACTAA